From a region of the Haematobia irritans isolate KBUSLIRL chromosome 4, ASM5000362v1, whole genome shotgun sequence genome:
- the Apt1 gene encoding acyl-protein thioesterase 1 encodes MSLGTVIVEATAKHTATLIFMHGLGDTGHGWSSALAAIRPACMKVVCPTAPTQPVSLNAGFRMPSWFDLKTLDISGPEDEEGIRNASASIHTMINTEIEKGVPAERIVLGGFSQGGALALYSALTYNKPLAGVVALSCWLPLHKQFPGLKTNSDEIPIFQCHGDFDPVVPYKFGQMSASFLKNFMKNVTFKTYNGLSHSSSDEEMEDIKDILAKWTNDFSNITPRRRSTASNVEQCCHIL; translated from the exons ATGTCGCTTGGAACCGTAATTGTAGAGGCTACAGCAAAGCACACCGCAACG TTAATTTTTATGCATGGTCTTGGAGATACCGG TCATGGCTGGAGCAGTGCTTTGGCTGCCATAAGACCAGCATGCATGAAAGTTGTATGCCCTACAGCCCCAACACAACCAGTTTCCTTGAATGCTGGCTTTCGCATGCCATCATGGTTTGATCTCAAAACCTTAGACATCTCAGGGCCCGAAGATGAGGAAGGAATTAGAAATGCTTCTGCAAGCATACACACCATGATCAATACAGAGATTGAAAAAGGTGTACCAGCCGAGCGTATTGTTCTAGGTGGTTTTTCCCAGGGTGGAGCTTTAGCCTTATATTCGGCTTTGACATATAACAAACCGTTGGCAGGTGTTGTGGCGCTATCTTGTTGGTTGCCCTTGCATAAACAATTTCCTGGTTTGAAGACAAATTCTGATGAAATACCA atattcCAATGTCATGGAGATTTTGATCCTGTGGTCCCATATAAGTTTGGCCAAATGAGTGctagttttttgaaaaattttatgaaaaatgttactTTTAAAACCTATAACGGTCTATCACATTCATCATCCGATGAAGAAATGGAAGATATTaag GATATTCTTGCAAAATgg ACCAATGATTTTAGTAATATAACCCCTCGTAGACGTTCCACGGCCTCAAATGTGGAACAATGTTGCCATATTTTATAG